In one window of Bdellovibrio bacteriovorus W DNA:
- a CDS encoding 3-hxdroxyacyl-CoA dehydrogenase (COG1024 Enoyl-CoA hydratase/carnithine racemase) — protein MSFYSQEFQHLEVQKNDHLLWVTLNNPQASNAISIEMVDSLTKVMEHADFDSSVRVIILTGKGNVFCAGGDVKEMLEKKGMFEGEANELRMRYIHGIQKIPMCFEKLSKPVIGMVNGAAVGAGCDLAMMCDIRIGCENSRFGETFVKLGLVPGDGGAFLLQRVIGYSRAMQMSLTGDLVAGQEAFHWGLMNYFVSAENLKIETSAIANKIANNAPVAVQMTKKAIKHAYLSDLAQALDLAASYQGIAQRTQDHFIGVEALLEKKKANFTGV, from the coding sequence ATGTCTTTTTATTCTCAAGAGTTTCAGCATCTCGAAGTTCAAAAAAATGATCATCTTTTGTGGGTGACGCTTAATAATCCTCAGGCTAGCAATGCCATCTCCATTGAAATGGTCGATTCATTGACGAAGGTGATGGAGCATGCCGATTTTGATTCGAGTGTACGAGTCATTATTTTGACGGGTAAAGGTAATGTGTTTTGCGCTGGTGGCGATGTTAAAGAAATGCTCGAAAAAAAGGGTATGTTCGAAGGCGAAGCCAATGAATTGAGAATGCGCTATATTCATGGCATCCAAAAGATCCCAATGTGTTTTGAAAAACTCTCTAAGCCTGTCATTGGTATGGTCAATGGGGCAGCGGTTGGGGCGGGGTGTGATCTTGCGATGATGTGCGATATTCGCATTGGTTGTGAGAACTCTCGCTTTGGAGAGACCTTTGTGAAGCTTGGATTGGTGCCTGGAGACGGTGGTGCCTTTTTGTTACAAAGAGTGATTGGATATTCTCGTGCTATGCAGATGTCTCTCACAGGGGATCTTGTGGCGGGACAAGAGGCTTTTCATTGGGGACTGATGAACTATTTTGTTTCTGCTGAAAATCTAAAAATAGAAACTTCAGCAATTGCCAACAAGATTGCTAACAACGCACCTGTGGCAGTGCAGATGACTAAGAAAGCGATTAAACATGCTTATTTAAGTGATCTGGCTCAAGCCCTTGATTTGGCGGCAAGCTATCAAGGCATCGCGCAAAGAACTCAAGATCACTTTATCGGGGTAGAGGCTTTGCTTGAAAAAAAGAAGGCAAACTTCACTGGCGTCTAA
- a CDS encoding protease (COG1404 Subtilisin-like serine proteases) — translation MKRALLIGALLFGSQAFAGEYLVKYKDTRTLNMLTATTMSRVSTMQMMDHNPTASLVMVDINKQHEGRTLASLLSQPGVEYVVPNFKIHAFTAPVDAAALKEQWAMAKVQAEKAWGRTGNRGNRNVVVAVIDTGVDYRHAALAPNMIAGYDFKDNDNDPMDQTGFQNPGHGTHCAGVIGATGLVDGGIVGLSPEVSIMPLRFLGADGSGDLNNAIKSIDYAIEKGAHVISASWGAAVSRTAAAPLVEAVKRADDRGVIFIAAAANDGKNNDKTEMYPANNGFPNSITVAASGPADAKPSWSNYGTATVHVSAPGENIMSTLPSNKYGNLSGTSMATPLVSGLVALMLAQDPTLTGAQVRAILQTTGAKVSIETACNCRIDAYEAVEAVMSKKMTVVPAAATLKANETIAFSVLHGKAPFKFASSNASVATVSEAGTLTAVANGSTVLTVTDADGKTASSLNIHVGAASSNPGNPGNPGNPGNPPMECPFDPLICQIACQFQPDLPFCK, via the coding sequence ATGAAACGTGCATTACTAATAGGAGCTTTGCTCTTTGGTTCACAGGCTTTTGCGGGTGAATACCTTGTTAAATATAAAGACACTCGTACGTTAAATATGTTAACTGCGACGACAATGTCTCGTGTTTCTACTATGCAGATGATGGATCACAATCCAACTGCAAGTCTTGTGATGGTTGACATCAATAAGCAACATGAAGGTCGTACATTAGCGTCTCTATTGTCTCAGCCAGGGGTTGAGTACGTTGTTCCAAACTTCAAAATTCATGCATTCACAGCGCCGGTCGATGCAGCAGCTCTCAAAGAGCAGTGGGCAATGGCGAAAGTTCAAGCCGAAAAAGCTTGGGGACGCACTGGTAATCGCGGCAATCGCAATGTTGTGGTGGCAGTGATCGACACAGGTGTAGATTATCGTCATGCGGCTTTAGCGCCGAATATGATTGCGGGATATGACTTTAAAGATAACGACAACGATCCAATGGATCAAACAGGTTTCCAAAACCCAGGTCATGGAACTCATTGTGCTGGAGTCATCGGTGCAACGGGTTTAGTAGATGGTGGGATTGTGGGTTTATCGCCTGAAGTCTCAATCATGCCTTTGAGATTCCTAGGTGCTGATGGATCGGGTGACCTTAATAACGCTATTAAGTCTATCGACTATGCGATTGAAAAAGGTGCTCACGTGATTTCTGCTTCTTGGGGGGCCGCTGTTTCAAGAACAGCAGCAGCTCCACTTGTTGAAGCTGTTAAACGTGCAGATGATCGCGGTGTTATTTTTATTGCCGCAGCGGCGAATGATGGAAAAAACAATGATAAGACAGAGATGTATCCGGCAAACAATGGTTTCCCGAATTCAATCACTGTAGCAGCTTCGGGTCCAGCAGATGCTAAACCATCGTGGTCTAACTACGGAACAGCAACGGTTCACGTTTCTGCTCCGGGTGAGAACATCATGAGCACTCTGCCAAGCAATAAATACGGAAATCTTTCTGGAACCTCAATGGCAACTCCGTTGGTGTCAGGTCTTGTGGCTTTGATGTTAGCTCAAGATCCAACTTTAACGGGAGCTCAAGTGCGTGCGATCCTGCAAACTACAGGTGCTAAGGTTTCAATTGAAACCGCATGTAATTGTCGTATTGATGCTTACGAAGCAGTTGAAGCTGTGATGAGCAAAAAAATGACTGTCGTACCAGCGGCTGCAACTTTGAAAGCCAATGAAACAATTGCGTTTTCAGTTCTTCATGGTAAAGCACCCTTTAAATTTGCAAGCAGCAATGCTTCTGTGGCGACGGTTTCTGAAGCTGGAACGCTGACAGCAGTTGCTAATGGTTCAACTGTTCTTACTGTCACAGACGCTGATGGTAAAACTGCTTCTTCTTTGAATATTCACGTCGGCGCAGCAAGCAGCAATCCCGGAAATCCGGGCAACCCAGGTAATCCTGGAAACCCACCAATGGAGTGTCCATTTGATCCATTGATTTGTCAGATTGCCTGCCAGTTCCAGCCTGATCTACCATTCTGTAAATAG
- a CDS encoding undecaprenyl-diphosphatase (COG1968 Uncharacterized bacitracin resistance protein): protein MSLLHAIILGIIEGVTEFLPISSTGHMIIASAMMGIEDNDFTKAFEVIIQFGAILSVLVLYWRRFLPNWVFYKKLFVAFLPTAIIGFIVKDFVDQLLGSVDVVAASLIIGGIILIWSDKIFAHLTENGRKTSDLTYLDSIKLGLFQSIAMIPGVSRSAATIMGGMTLGMNKKEAAEFSFFLAVPTMAAATAYKLLKIYKTIEPNEIGLLAVGCFVGFIVAMVAIKFFIGVVSKYGFKFFGYYRILVGAIILFYTNFR from the coding sequence ATGAGTTTACTACATGCTATCATTTTAGGAATTATCGAAGGGGTGACAGAGTTTCTGCCCATTTCGTCAACAGGCCACATGATCATTGCAAGTGCGATGATGGGTATCGAAGATAATGATTTCACCAAAGCCTTCGAAGTCATTATTCAGTTTGGCGCGATCTTATCTGTTTTAGTTTTATACTGGAGACGTTTTTTACCGAACTGGGTTTTTTACAAAAAACTTTTTGTAGCCTTCCTTCCGACAGCCATCATTGGCTTTATCGTGAAGGACTTTGTCGATCAACTCTTAGGAAGTGTGGATGTCGTTGCTGCCTCCCTCATCATTGGTGGGATCATTCTTATTTGGTCTGATAAAATTTTCGCGCACCTCACTGAAAACGGACGCAAAACCTCAGACCTTACCTATCTTGATTCGATCAAGCTCGGTCTTTTTCAATCTATTGCCATGATCCCAGGTGTTTCAAGGTCTGCAGCAACAATCATGGGAGGAATGACTTTAGGAATGAATAAAAAAGAGGCGGCCGAATTTTCATTCTTCCTTGCTGTTCCGACAATGGCTGCAGCCACCGCCTATAAGCTACTAAAAATTTATAAAACCATCGAACCTAACGAGATCGGTCTTCTGGCTGTCGGTTGTTTTGTTGGTTTTATTGTGGCCATGGTTGCTATAAAGTTCTTCATCGGTGTGGTTTCAAAGTATGGATTTAAATTCTTTGGTTACTATCGTATCTTAGTCGGCGCTATTATTCTTTTCTATACGAACTTTCGATAA
- a CDS encoding hypothetical protein (COG0860 N-acetylmuramoyl-L-alanine amidase): MQRRHFLVAAVLSVFLTASPAKALHIVIDPGHGGTDNGAVYGKTKESDLVLLVSQKLKILLEKNSDFKVSLTRINDVGLSLPARVKFAEEKRADLFVSMHANAALDSRARGIEFFFQNSLPPDEESLFLASQENQISADSSDLYQISGGDDLSRAGDVAAIIEDLKRQHRMHESLRFSYTLTRSWNEAPRSTSVTIKQAPFYVISKTSMPAVLVEIGFLSNPQELRQLTNNQYQQDIAQKIYSALVSYKEKIDKHTTQTLN; this comes from the coding sequence ATGCAAAGACGTCATTTCCTTGTCGCGGCAGTATTGTCTGTTTTTTTAACAGCCTCCCCTGCTAAAGCACTCCACATCGTTATTGATCCTGGTCACGGGGGCACCGACAATGGAGCCGTCTATGGCAAAACAAAAGAATCCGATCTTGTTCTTTTGGTTTCGCAAAAGCTCAAAATCCTTTTAGAAAAAAACTCCGACTTCAAAGTCTCACTTACACGCATCAACGACGTTGGACTTTCACTTCCAGCTCGAGTGAAATTCGCGGAAGAAAAAAGAGCTGATCTGTTTGTAAGCATGCACGCTAACGCGGCCTTAGACTCTCGGGCTCGTGGTATTGAGTTTTTCTTTCAAAACAGTCTTCCACCCGATGAAGAAAGTCTTTTCTTAGCCAGCCAAGAAAATCAAATCAGTGCCGATTCTTCAGACCTTTACCAAATATCAGGTGGTGATGATCTATCTCGCGCTGGAGACGTTGCTGCTATCATCGAAGACTTAAAGCGACAACATCGTATGCACGAAAGCCTTCGCTTTAGCTATACGCTGACACGCTCTTGGAATGAAGCCCCGCGCTCGACTTCAGTCACCATCAAACAGGCTCCTTTCTATGTGATTTCAAAAACAAGTATGCCTGCGGTTTTAGTTGAAATTGGTTTCCTATCCAACCCACAAGAATTGCGTCAACTTACCAACAACCAGTATCAGCAAGACATTGCACAGAAAATCTACTCAGCCCTAGTGTCTTACAAAGAAAAGATAGACAAGCACACGACTCAAACATTAAATTAG
- a CDS encoding ribonuclease PH (COG0689 RNase PH), translating to MRADGRQFDQLRSIKITPHVSEYAEGSCIVEFGKTKVLCTATYEAKAPSWLVGTGAGWITAEYGMLPRSTHSRIKREKSMNGGRTQEISRLIGRSLRAAVDLKLLSEKQIIIDCDVLNADGGTRTAAITGGYVALALAVKKLLAVSELKANPLINYVSAVSVGLHNDQILLDLNYDEDSSISTDMNFVMTDKGTFVEVQGTAEHHPFTKQQMLNMMETAERACRELFIHQAAIVGETHRIAGQ from the coding sequence ATGCGCGCTGATGGCCGCCAATTCGATCAACTTCGATCTATTAAAATCACCCCTCATGTTTCAGAATACGCAGAAGGTTCTTGTATCGTTGAGTTTGGAAAAACAAAAGTTCTCTGCACAGCAACTTACGAGGCGAAAGCCCCTTCTTGGTTGGTTGGAACTGGCGCTGGCTGGATCACAGCAGAGTATGGCATGCTGCCACGCTCAACCCACTCTCGCATCAAACGTGAAAAATCAATGAACGGTGGAAGAACACAAGAGATCTCTCGCCTAATTGGTCGCTCTTTGCGTGCTGCTGTGGATTTAAAACTTCTTTCCGAAAAACAAATCATCATCGACTGCGACGTTCTGAATGCCGACGGTGGCACTCGCACAGCTGCAATCACAGGTGGTTATGTAGCTTTGGCTCTGGCAGTTAAAAAACTTTTAGCTGTGAGTGAGCTTAAAGCAAATCCACTTATTAACTACGTTTCTGCTGTGAGCGTGGGTTTACATAATGATCAAATTCTTTTAGATCTTAACTATGATGAAGACTCTTCCATCAGCACTGATATGAACTTTGTTATGACCGATAAGGGAACATTCGTTGAAGTTCAAGGCACTGCCGAACATCACCCGTTCACCAAACAACAGATGCTGAATATGATGGAAACAGCAGAGCGCGCTTGCCGTGAGTTATTCATTCACCAAGCTGCGATTGTTGGCGAAACTCACCGCATCGCTGGTCAATAA
- a CDS encoding putative HAM1 protein (COG0127 Xanthosine triphosphate pyrophosphatase) codes for MEIWIATGNKGKLTEYKILLNSLGEVNLHHQGELSAFTPRPEDGKTFEDNARIKARSLRAVKNNVWVIGEDSGLVVEGLNGLPGIHSARYAGPKASDSENVSKLLKMTALKPMPNRNASFVCSTIVYTPTGEEWVFTGELKGTLATKPAGVHGFGYDPVFIPEGETQTLAELGSGYKTQHSHRARAMKAFIEKLSSTM; via the coding sequence ATGGAAATCTGGATTGCTACAGGCAATAAAGGTAAACTCACAGAATACAAAATTCTTCTTAATAGCCTTGGTGAAGTAAATCTTCACCACCAAGGTGAACTCTCTGCTTTCACTCCCCGCCCTGAAGACGGAAAAACTTTTGAAGACAATGCCCGCATTAAAGCTCGCAGTTTAAGAGCCGTAAAAAATAACGTGTGGGTTATCGGGGAAGATTCCGGTTTAGTTGTTGAGGGATTAAACGGTTTACCAGGTATTCACTCTGCTCGTTATGCTGGCCCTAAAGCCTCTGACAGTGAAAACGTCTCTAAACTTTTAAAAATGACAGCTCTTAAGCCAATGCCTAATCGCAATGCGAGCTTTGTTTGCTCTACGATCGTTTATACGCCTACCGGTGAAGAATGGGTTTTCACAGGAGAACTTAAAGGCACTCTTGCAACAAAACCAGCGGGCGTTCATGGTTTTGGATATGATCCTGTGTTTATCCCGGAAGGTGAAACTCAGACTCTGGCAGAGCTTGGGAGTGGCTATAAAACACAACACTCTCACCGTGCTCGCGCCATGAAGGCGTTCATAGAGAAACTTTCTAGCACAATGTAA
- a CDS encoding iron utilization protein (COG2375 Siderophore-interacting protein), giving the protein MSSENRELKTIMHPTKMRELRVKNIQSLSPTLKRITFTGEELKDFVSLSPDDHVKIFFPYPGEEKAVLPTFTKDGPVVEGDRKPLMRDYTPRRYDNNLLELDIDFVLHGEGVGSQWADSAQIGKTLNIAGPRGSRIVPYAFDWYLMIGDECAIPSFARRITELPENAKGLIFIEVASEEQIVELPQHSHFEVKWVLRKDLPAGSTQPLKEALMKTAFPTGDFFSWVSCEKACAMELKDFLITVRGAEESWVKATGYWSL; this is encoded by the coding sequence ATGTCTTCTGAAAATCGCGAACTCAAAACAATCATGCATCCCACTAAAATGCGCGAGCTTAGAGTTAAAAATATTCAGTCACTCTCTCCGACTTTAAAACGCATCACTTTCACGGGCGAAGAGCTTAAAGACTTTGTCAGCCTTTCGCCCGATGACCACGTTAAAATCTTTTTCCCCTACCCTGGCGAAGAAAAAGCAGTCCTTCCCACTTTCACTAAAGATGGCCCTGTCGTGGAAGGAGATCGTAAACCCCTTATGCGCGACTACACTCCCCGTCGTTACGACAACAATCTTTTAGAATTGGACATCGACTTTGTTTTACATGGAGAAGGTGTGGGCTCCCAATGGGCTGACTCTGCACAAATTGGTAAAACTTTAAATATTGCAGGTCCTCGAGGGTCACGCATTGTCCCCTACGCCTTTGATTGGTACCTCATGATTGGTGATGAATGCGCTATTCCCTCTTTTGCAAGAAGGATCACCGAGCTTCCTGAAAATGCCAAAGGACTCATCTTTATTGAAGTAGCTTCCGAGGAACAAATTGTTGAGCTGCCTCAACATTCTCACTTTGAAGTGAAATGGGTTCTGCGCAAGGACCTTCCTGCTGGAAGCACGCAACCCCTTAAAGAAGCTCTGATGAAAACAGCCTTCCCAACGGGGGATTTTTTCAGTTGGGTTTCCTGCGAGAAGGCCTGTGCGATGGAACTTAAGGATTTTTTGATCACCGTGCGTGGTGCTGAAGAATCTTGGGTAAAGGCCACTGGTTATTGGAGTTTATAG